A genomic window from Canis lupus dingo isolate Sandy chromosome 13, ASM325472v2, whole genome shotgun sequence includes:
- the RPL30 gene encoding 60S ribosomal protein L30 isoform X1 codes for MVAAKKTKKSLESINSRLQLVMKSGKYVLGYKQTLKMIRHGKAKLVILANNCPALRKSEIEYYAMLAKTGVHHYSGNNIELGTACGKYYRVCTLAIIDPGDSDIIRSMPEQTGEK; via the exons ATGGTGGCCGCGAAGAAGACG AAAAAGTCGCTGGAGTCGATCAACTCTAGGCTCCAACTGGTTATGAAAAGTGGAAAGTACGTGCTGGGGTACAAGCAGACCCTGAAAATGATCAGACACGGCAAAGCGAAACTGGTCATCCTGGCCAACAACTGCCCGGCTCTGAG GAAATCTGAAATAGAATACTACGCCATGTTGGCCAAAACTGGTGTCCATCACTATAGTGGCAATAATATTGAATTGGGCACAGCATGTGGGAAATACTACAGAGTATGCACACTGGCTATCATTGATCCAG gtgatTCTGATATCATTAGAAGCATGCCAGAACAGACTGGTGAAAAGTAA
- the RPL30 gene encoding 60S ribosomal protein L30 isoform X2, with amino-acid sequence MVAAKKTKKSLESINSRLQLVMKSGKYVLGYKQTLKMIRHGKAKLVILANNCPALRVYLFLRGRDRQREKQAPCRKPSVGLYPRTPGSRPEPKADAQPLSHPGNLK; translated from the exons ATGGTGGCCGCGAAGAAGACG AAAAAGTCGCTGGAGTCGATCAACTCTAGGCTCCAACTGGTTATGAAAAGTGGAAAGTACGTGCTGGGGTACAAGCAGACCCTGAAAATGATCAGACACGGCAAAGCGAAACTGGTCATCCTGGCCAACAACTGCCCGGCTCTGAG agtttatttattcttaagaggcagagacaggcagagggagaagcaggctccctgcagaaagcccagtgtgggactctatcccaggaccccaggatcacgacctgagccaaaggcagacgctcaaccactgagccacccag GAAATCTGAAATAG